Proteins from a single region of Urocitellus parryii isolate mUroPar1 chromosome 4, mUroPar1.hap1, whole genome shotgun sequence:
- the Sipa1 gene encoding signal-induced proliferation-associated protein 1 isoform X1 — protein sequence MPMWAGGVGSPRRGMAPAPSDDLFARKLRQPARPPLTPHTFEPRPARGPLLRSGSDAGEARPPTPASPRARAHSHEEASRPAAAPTRLFTDPLALLGLPAEEPEPTFPPVLEPRWFAHYDVQSMLFDWAPRPRGTGGHVESSSGTRASAEDQAASSDLLLGAPGFVSELGGEGELGLGGPVSPPVPPALPNASVSVLEEPQNRTAAYSLEHADLGAGYYRKYFYGKEHQNFFGMDEVLGPVAVSLRREEKEGSGGSTQHSYRIIVRTTQLRTLRGTISEDALPPGPPRGLSPRKLLEHVAPRLSPTCLRLGSASPKVPRTLLTLDEQVLSFQRKVGILYCRAGQGSEEEMYNNQEAGAAFTQFLTLLGDVVRLKGFESYRAQLDTKTDSTGTHSLYTTYQDHEIMFHVSTMLPYTPNNQQQLLRKRHIGNDIVTIVFQEPGSKPFCPTTIRSHFQHVFLVVRAHAPCTQHTSYRVAVSRTQDTPAFGPALPPGGGPFAANADFRAFLLAKALNGEQAATHARQFHAMATRTRQQYLQDLATNEVTTTSLDSASRFGLPSLGGRRRATPRGPGTELQAAGALMWGVRAAPGARVAAGAQAGGPDSAELPCLLGISAEALVLVAPRDDRVVFNCACRDVLAWTFSEQQLDLYHGRGEAITLRFEGDPGQAVGEVVARLQLVSRGCETRELALPRDGQGRLGFEVDAEGFITHVERFTFAETAGLRPGARLLRVCSQTLPSLGPEAAAQLLRSAPKVCVTVLPPDESGRPRRSFSELYTLSLKEPSRRGAAEPLQDETPKVVLLPTTKQLLHLCLQDGSGPPGAEDLAEERTEFLHSQNPPSPHSSLSDEAPVLPDTTPDLLLATTAKPSTPGAGREIPPFKDRTGSPSGHEDSAPELRASFLPRTLSLRNSISKIMSEAGSETLEDEWQSISEIASTCNTILESLSREGQPIPESGDPKGTPKSDAEPEPGSLSEKVSHLESMLRKLQEDLQKEKADRAALEEEVRNLRHNNQRLLAESESAATRLLLASKQLGSPAPDLA from the exons ATGCCCATGTGGGCCGGCGGCGTGGGGAGCCCTCGGCGGGGCATGGCCCCAGCACCCAGCGATGACCTCTTCGCCCGCAAGCTGCGCCAGCCAGCCAGGCCCCCACTGACACCACACACCTTTGAGCCAAGGCCAGCTCGGGGCCCACTCCTGCGCAGTGGCAGTGATGCAGGCGAGGCCCGACCCCCTACGCCAGCCAGCCCTCGGGCCAGGGCCCACAGTCACGAGGAAGCCAGTCGTCCTGCTGCAGCCCCCACCCGGCTCTTCACGGACCCACTGGCATTGCTGGGGCTGCCTGCTGAGGAGCCAGAGCCCACCTTCCCACCAGTGCTGGAGCCCCGGTGGTTTGCTCACTATGATGTCCAGAGCATGCTCTTTGATTGGGCTCCACGGCCACGGGGAACAGGGGGCCATGTGGAATCCAGCTCTGGGACCCGGGCCTCAGCCGAGGACCAGGCTGCGAGCTCAGACCTGCTGCTTGGGGCACCTGGATTTGTGAGCGAGCTTGGGGGTGAGGGCGAGCTAGGCCTAGGTGGGCCAGTGTCCCCACCTGTGCCCCCTGCACTGCCCAACGCATCAGTGTCTGTCCTGGAAGAGCCACAGAACCGGACTGCGGCCTACAGCCTGGAGCACGCAGACTTGGGTGCTGGCTACTACCGCAAATACTTCTATGGTAAAG aacaccagaacttctttGGGATGGACGAGGTGCTAGGCCCGGTGGCAGTAAGCCTGCGGCgggaggagaaagaaggcagCGGAGGGAGTACCCAGCACAGCTACCGCATCATCGTCAGGACCACACAG CTCCGGACCCTCCGAGGCACCATCTCAGAGGACGCACTGCCACCAGGCCCCCCACGAGGCCTGTCTCCGAGGAAACTTCTGGAGCATGTGGCACCACGATTAAGCCCAACATGCCTGCGTCTGGGCTCAGCTTCCCCCAAGGTGCCTCGCACCCTCCTTACACTGGATGAACAAGTG CTGAGCTTCCAGCGCAAGGTGGGCATCCTGTACTGCCGGGCCGGCCAGGGCTCAGAGGAGGAGATGTACAACAACCAAGAGGCGGGGGCAGCCTTCACGCAGTTCCTCACCTTGCTGGGCGATGTTGTGCGGCTCAAAGGCTTTGAGAGTTACCGGGCCCAGCTAGACACCAAAA CGGATTCCACGGGCACGCATTCCCTCTACACCACGTACCAGGACCATGAGATCATGTTCCACGTGTCCACGATGCTGCCTTACACCCCTAATAACCAGCAGCAG CTCCTGAGGAAGCGTCACATCGGCAATGACATTGTGACCATCGTGTTCCAGGAGCCGGGCAGCAAGCCCTTCTGCCCTACCACCATCCGTTCGCACTTCCAGCATGTGTTCTTAGTGGTGCGGGCGCATGCTCCCTGCACGCAGCACACGTCCTACAG GGTGGCTGTGAGCCGCACCCAGGACACTCCAGCCTTTGGACCAGCTCTGCCCCCGGGTGGAGGTCCCTTTGCAGCCAACGCTGACTTCCGGGCCTTCCTGCTCGCCAAGGCTCTCAATGGTGAGCAGGCAGCCACACATGCACGCCAATTCCATGCCATGGCTACACGCACGCGCCAGCAATACTTACAGGACCTGGCTACCAATGAGGTGACGACTACATCGCTGGACTCAGCTTCCCGCTTTGGCCTGCCCTCCTTAGGCGGCAGGCGCCGGGCGACCCCTCGGGGACCAGGCACTGAGCTGCAGGCGGCGGGTGCACTGATGTGGGGCGTGCGCGCAGCTCCAGGGGCTCGGGTTGCGGCCGGAGCCCAAGCAGGAGGACCCGACAGTGCCGAGCTGCCGTGCCTGCTGGGCATTTCGGCGGAGGCACTGGTGCTGGTGGCGCCACGGGACGACCGCGTAGTCTTCAACTGTGCCTGTCGTGATGTGCTGGCCTGGACCTTCTCTGAGCAGCAGCTCGACCTGTACCACGGCCGCGGGGAGGCGATCACCTTGCGGTTCGAAGGGGACCCCGGTCAAGCGGTGGGCGAGGTCGTGGCGCGCCTGCAG CTGGTAAGCCGAGGTTGCGAGACCCGGGAGCTGGCGCTGCCCCGCGACGGCCAGGGCCGCCTGGGCTTCGAGGTGGACGCAGAGGGTTTCATCACGCATGTGGAGCGCTTCACGTTTGCTGAGACTGCTGGGCTGCGGCCCGGGGCGCGCCTGCTGCGCGTATGCAGCCAGACGCTGCCCAGCCTTGGCCCCGAGGCTGCTGCCCAGCTGCTACGCTCTGCACCCAAGGTCTGCGTCACTGTCCTGCCCCCCGATGAGAGCGGCAGGCCCCGCAG GAGCTTTTCGGAGCTGTACACGCTGTCTCTGAAGGAGCCCAGCCGGCGGGGAGCTGCAGAACCTCTGCAGGATGAGACCCCCAAGGTAGTCCTGCTGCCCACCACAAAGCAGCTGCTGCACCTATGCCTGCAGGATGGCAGTGGCCCTCCAGGGGCTGAAGATCTGGCAGAAGAGAGGACTGAGTTCCTACACAGCCAGAACCCACCATCGCCCCACAG CTCCCTGTCAGATGAGGCCCCAGTCTTGCCTGACACCACCCCGGACCTCCTACTGGCCACCACTGCCAAGCCATCGACACCTGGTGCTGGCAGAGAGATACCTCCCTTCAAG GACCGGACAGGCAGCCCCAGTGGCCATGAGGACTCAGCCCCAGAACTGAGGGCCTCCTTCTTGCCACGAACCTTGTCTCTGCGGAACTCCATCAGCAAGA TCATGTCAGAGGCCGGCAGTGAGACCCTGGAGGACGAGTGGCAGTCCATCTCAGAGATTGCCTCCACTTGCAACACCATTCTGGAGTCACTATCCAGGGAGG GACAGCCCATCCCAGAGAGCGGAGACCCCAAGGGAACTCCAAAGTCTGATGCTGA GCCAGAACCTGGGAGTCTATCAGAGAAAGTCTCTCACCTGGAGTCCATGCTCAGGAAGCTGCAGGAAGACCTTCAGAAG GAGAAGGCAGACAGGgcagccctggaggaggaggtgaggaaCCTGCGGCACAACAACCAGCGGCTGCTGGCTGAGTCGGAGAGCGCCGCCACCCGCCTGCTCCTGGCTTCCAAGCAGCTGGGCTCCCCCGCTCCGGACCTGGCCTGA
- the Sipa1 gene encoding signal-induced proliferation-associated protein 1 isoform X2 has product MPMWAGGVGSPRRGMAPAPSDDLFARKLRQPARPPLTPHTFEPRPARGPLLRSGSDAGEARPPTPASPRARAHSHEEASRPAAAPTRLFTDPLALLGLPAEEPEPTFPPVLEPRWFAHYDVQSMLFDWAPRPRGTGGHVESSSGTRASAEDQAASSDLLLGAPGFVSELGGEGELGLGGPVSPPVPPALPNASVSVLEEPQNRTAAYSLEHADLGAGYYRKYFYGKEHQNFFGMDEVLGPVAVSLRREEKEGSGGSTQHSYRIIVRTTQLRTLRGTISEDALPPGPPRGLSPRKLLEHVAPRLSPTCLRLGSASPKVPRTLLTLDEQVLSFQRKVGILYCRAGQGSEEEMYNNQEAGAAFTQFLTLLGDVVRLKGFESYRAQLDTKTDSTGTHSLYTTYQDHEIMFHVSTMLPYTPNNQQQEPGSKPFCPTTIRSHFQHVFLVVRAHAPCTQHTSYRVAVSRTQDTPAFGPALPPGGGPFAANADFRAFLLAKALNGEQAATHARQFHAMATRTRQQYLQDLATNEVTTTSLDSASRFGLPSLGGRRRATPRGPGTELQAAGALMWGVRAAPGARVAAGAQAGGPDSAELPCLLGISAEALVLVAPRDDRVVFNCACRDVLAWTFSEQQLDLYHGRGEAITLRFEGDPGQAVGEVVARLQLVSRGCETRELALPRDGQGRLGFEVDAEGFITHVERFTFAETAGLRPGARLLRVCSQTLPSLGPEAAAQLLRSAPKVCVTVLPPDESGRPRRSFSELYTLSLKEPSRRGAAEPLQDETPKVVLLPTTKQLLHLCLQDGSGPPGAEDLAEERTEFLHSQNPPSPHSSLSDEAPVLPDTTPDLLLATTAKPSTPGAGREIPPFKDRTGSPSGHEDSAPELRASFLPRTLSLRNSISKIMSEAGSETLEDEWQSISEIASTCNTILESLSREGQPIPESGDPKGTPKSDAEPEPGSLSEKVSHLESMLRKLQEDLQKEKADRAALEEEVRNLRHNNQRLLAESESAATRLLLASKQLGSPAPDLA; this is encoded by the exons ATGCCCATGTGGGCCGGCGGCGTGGGGAGCCCTCGGCGGGGCATGGCCCCAGCACCCAGCGATGACCTCTTCGCCCGCAAGCTGCGCCAGCCAGCCAGGCCCCCACTGACACCACACACCTTTGAGCCAAGGCCAGCTCGGGGCCCACTCCTGCGCAGTGGCAGTGATGCAGGCGAGGCCCGACCCCCTACGCCAGCCAGCCCTCGGGCCAGGGCCCACAGTCACGAGGAAGCCAGTCGTCCTGCTGCAGCCCCCACCCGGCTCTTCACGGACCCACTGGCATTGCTGGGGCTGCCTGCTGAGGAGCCAGAGCCCACCTTCCCACCAGTGCTGGAGCCCCGGTGGTTTGCTCACTATGATGTCCAGAGCATGCTCTTTGATTGGGCTCCACGGCCACGGGGAACAGGGGGCCATGTGGAATCCAGCTCTGGGACCCGGGCCTCAGCCGAGGACCAGGCTGCGAGCTCAGACCTGCTGCTTGGGGCACCTGGATTTGTGAGCGAGCTTGGGGGTGAGGGCGAGCTAGGCCTAGGTGGGCCAGTGTCCCCACCTGTGCCCCCTGCACTGCCCAACGCATCAGTGTCTGTCCTGGAAGAGCCACAGAACCGGACTGCGGCCTACAGCCTGGAGCACGCAGACTTGGGTGCTGGCTACTACCGCAAATACTTCTATGGTAAAG aacaccagaacttctttGGGATGGACGAGGTGCTAGGCCCGGTGGCAGTAAGCCTGCGGCgggaggagaaagaaggcagCGGAGGGAGTACCCAGCACAGCTACCGCATCATCGTCAGGACCACACAG CTCCGGACCCTCCGAGGCACCATCTCAGAGGACGCACTGCCACCAGGCCCCCCACGAGGCCTGTCTCCGAGGAAACTTCTGGAGCATGTGGCACCACGATTAAGCCCAACATGCCTGCGTCTGGGCTCAGCTTCCCCCAAGGTGCCTCGCACCCTCCTTACACTGGATGAACAAGTG CTGAGCTTCCAGCGCAAGGTGGGCATCCTGTACTGCCGGGCCGGCCAGGGCTCAGAGGAGGAGATGTACAACAACCAAGAGGCGGGGGCAGCCTTCACGCAGTTCCTCACCTTGCTGGGCGATGTTGTGCGGCTCAAAGGCTTTGAGAGTTACCGGGCCCAGCTAGACACCAAAA CGGATTCCACGGGCACGCATTCCCTCTACACCACGTACCAGGACCATGAGATCATGTTCCACGTGTCCACGATGCTGCCTTACACCCCTAATAACCAGCAGCAG GAGCCGGGCAGCAAGCCCTTCTGCCCTACCACCATCCGTTCGCACTTCCAGCATGTGTTCTTAGTGGTGCGGGCGCATGCTCCCTGCACGCAGCACACGTCCTACAG GGTGGCTGTGAGCCGCACCCAGGACACTCCAGCCTTTGGACCAGCTCTGCCCCCGGGTGGAGGTCCCTTTGCAGCCAACGCTGACTTCCGGGCCTTCCTGCTCGCCAAGGCTCTCAATGGTGAGCAGGCAGCCACACATGCACGCCAATTCCATGCCATGGCTACACGCACGCGCCAGCAATACTTACAGGACCTGGCTACCAATGAGGTGACGACTACATCGCTGGACTCAGCTTCCCGCTTTGGCCTGCCCTCCTTAGGCGGCAGGCGCCGGGCGACCCCTCGGGGACCAGGCACTGAGCTGCAGGCGGCGGGTGCACTGATGTGGGGCGTGCGCGCAGCTCCAGGGGCTCGGGTTGCGGCCGGAGCCCAAGCAGGAGGACCCGACAGTGCCGAGCTGCCGTGCCTGCTGGGCATTTCGGCGGAGGCACTGGTGCTGGTGGCGCCACGGGACGACCGCGTAGTCTTCAACTGTGCCTGTCGTGATGTGCTGGCCTGGACCTTCTCTGAGCAGCAGCTCGACCTGTACCACGGCCGCGGGGAGGCGATCACCTTGCGGTTCGAAGGGGACCCCGGTCAAGCGGTGGGCGAGGTCGTGGCGCGCCTGCAG CTGGTAAGCCGAGGTTGCGAGACCCGGGAGCTGGCGCTGCCCCGCGACGGCCAGGGCCGCCTGGGCTTCGAGGTGGACGCAGAGGGTTTCATCACGCATGTGGAGCGCTTCACGTTTGCTGAGACTGCTGGGCTGCGGCCCGGGGCGCGCCTGCTGCGCGTATGCAGCCAGACGCTGCCCAGCCTTGGCCCCGAGGCTGCTGCCCAGCTGCTACGCTCTGCACCCAAGGTCTGCGTCACTGTCCTGCCCCCCGATGAGAGCGGCAGGCCCCGCAG GAGCTTTTCGGAGCTGTACACGCTGTCTCTGAAGGAGCCCAGCCGGCGGGGAGCTGCAGAACCTCTGCAGGATGAGACCCCCAAGGTAGTCCTGCTGCCCACCACAAAGCAGCTGCTGCACCTATGCCTGCAGGATGGCAGTGGCCCTCCAGGGGCTGAAGATCTGGCAGAAGAGAGGACTGAGTTCCTACACAGCCAGAACCCACCATCGCCCCACAG CTCCCTGTCAGATGAGGCCCCAGTCTTGCCTGACACCACCCCGGACCTCCTACTGGCCACCACTGCCAAGCCATCGACACCTGGTGCTGGCAGAGAGATACCTCCCTTCAAG GACCGGACAGGCAGCCCCAGTGGCCATGAGGACTCAGCCCCAGAACTGAGGGCCTCCTTCTTGCCACGAACCTTGTCTCTGCGGAACTCCATCAGCAAGA TCATGTCAGAGGCCGGCAGTGAGACCCTGGAGGACGAGTGGCAGTCCATCTCAGAGATTGCCTCCACTTGCAACACCATTCTGGAGTCACTATCCAGGGAGG GACAGCCCATCCCAGAGAGCGGAGACCCCAAGGGAACTCCAAAGTCTGATGCTGA GCCAGAACCTGGGAGTCTATCAGAGAAAGTCTCTCACCTGGAGTCCATGCTCAGGAAGCTGCAGGAAGACCTTCAGAAG GAGAAGGCAGACAGGgcagccctggaggaggaggtgaggaaCCTGCGGCACAACAACCAGCGGCTGCTGGCTGAGTCGGAGAGCGCCGCCACCCGCCTGCTCCTGGCTTCCAAGCAGCTGGGCTCCCCCGCTCCGGACCTGGCCTGA
- the Sipa1 gene encoding signal-induced proliferation-associated protein 1 isoform X3, whose product MPMWAGGVGSPRRGMAPAPSDDLFARKLRQPARPPLTPHTFEPRPARGPLLRSGSDAGEARPPTPASPRARAHSHEEASRPAAAPTRLFTDPLALLGLPAEEPEPTFPPVLEPRWFAHYDVQSMLFDWAPRPRGTGGHVESSSGTRASAEDQAASSDLLLGAPGFVSELGGEGELGLGGPVSPPVPPALPNASVSVLEEPQNRTAAYSLEHADLGAGYYRKYFYGKEHQNFFGMDEVLGPVAVSLRREEKEGSGGSTQHSYRIIVRTTQLRTLRGTISEDALPPGPPRGLSPRKLLEHVAPRLSPTCLRLGSASPKVPRTLLTLDEQVLSFQRKVGILYCRAGQGSEEEMYNNQEAGAAFTQFLTLLGDVVRLKGFESYRAQLDTKTDSTGTHSLYTTYQDHEIMFHVSTMLPYTPNNQQQLLRKRHIGNDIVTIVFQEPGSKPFCPTTIRSHFQHVFLVVRAHAPCTQHTSYRVAVSRTQDTPAFGPALPPGGGPFAANADFRAFLLAKALNGEQAATHARQFHAMATRTRQQYLQDLATNEVTTTSLDSASRFGLPSLGGRRRATPRGPGTELQAAGALMWGVRAAPGARVAAGAQAGGPDSAELPCLLGISAEALVLVAPRDDRVVFNCACRDVLAWTFSEQQLDLYHGRGEAITLRFEGDPGQAVGEVVARLQLVSRGCETRELALPRDGQGRLGFEVDAEGFITHVERFTFAETAGLRPGARLLRVCSQTLPSLGPEAAAQLLRSAPKVCVTVLPPDESGRPRRSFSELYTLSLKEPSRRGAAEPLQDETPKVVLLPTTKQLLHLCLQDGSGPPGAEDLAEERTEFLHSQNPPSPHSSLSDEAPVLPDTTPDLLLATTAKPSTPGAGREIPPFKDRTGSPSGHEDSAPELRASFLPRTLSLRNSISKIMSEAGSETLEDEWQSISEIASTCNTILESLSREGQNLGVYQRKSLTWSPCSGSCRKTFRRRRQTGQPWRRR is encoded by the exons ATGCCCATGTGGGCCGGCGGCGTGGGGAGCCCTCGGCGGGGCATGGCCCCAGCACCCAGCGATGACCTCTTCGCCCGCAAGCTGCGCCAGCCAGCCAGGCCCCCACTGACACCACACACCTTTGAGCCAAGGCCAGCTCGGGGCCCACTCCTGCGCAGTGGCAGTGATGCAGGCGAGGCCCGACCCCCTACGCCAGCCAGCCCTCGGGCCAGGGCCCACAGTCACGAGGAAGCCAGTCGTCCTGCTGCAGCCCCCACCCGGCTCTTCACGGACCCACTGGCATTGCTGGGGCTGCCTGCTGAGGAGCCAGAGCCCACCTTCCCACCAGTGCTGGAGCCCCGGTGGTTTGCTCACTATGATGTCCAGAGCATGCTCTTTGATTGGGCTCCACGGCCACGGGGAACAGGGGGCCATGTGGAATCCAGCTCTGGGACCCGGGCCTCAGCCGAGGACCAGGCTGCGAGCTCAGACCTGCTGCTTGGGGCACCTGGATTTGTGAGCGAGCTTGGGGGTGAGGGCGAGCTAGGCCTAGGTGGGCCAGTGTCCCCACCTGTGCCCCCTGCACTGCCCAACGCATCAGTGTCTGTCCTGGAAGAGCCACAGAACCGGACTGCGGCCTACAGCCTGGAGCACGCAGACTTGGGTGCTGGCTACTACCGCAAATACTTCTATGGTAAAG aacaccagaacttctttGGGATGGACGAGGTGCTAGGCCCGGTGGCAGTAAGCCTGCGGCgggaggagaaagaaggcagCGGAGGGAGTACCCAGCACAGCTACCGCATCATCGTCAGGACCACACAG CTCCGGACCCTCCGAGGCACCATCTCAGAGGACGCACTGCCACCAGGCCCCCCACGAGGCCTGTCTCCGAGGAAACTTCTGGAGCATGTGGCACCACGATTAAGCCCAACATGCCTGCGTCTGGGCTCAGCTTCCCCCAAGGTGCCTCGCACCCTCCTTACACTGGATGAACAAGTG CTGAGCTTCCAGCGCAAGGTGGGCATCCTGTACTGCCGGGCCGGCCAGGGCTCAGAGGAGGAGATGTACAACAACCAAGAGGCGGGGGCAGCCTTCACGCAGTTCCTCACCTTGCTGGGCGATGTTGTGCGGCTCAAAGGCTTTGAGAGTTACCGGGCCCAGCTAGACACCAAAA CGGATTCCACGGGCACGCATTCCCTCTACACCACGTACCAGGACCATGAGATCATGTTCCACGTGTCCACGATGCTGCCTTACACCCCTAATAACCAGCAGCAG CTCCTGAGGAAGCGTCACATCGGCAATGACATTGTGACCATCGTGTTCCAGGAGCCGGGCAGCAAGCCCTTCTGCCCTACCACCATCCGTTCGCACTTCCAGCATGTGTTCTTAGTGGTGCGGGCGCATGCTCCCTGCACGCAGCACACGTCCTACAG GGTGGCTGTGAGCCGCACCCAGGACACTCCAGCCTTTGGACCAGCTCTGCCCCCGGGTGGAGGTCCCTTTGCAGCCAACGCTGACTTCCGGGCCTTCCTGCTCGCCAAGGCTCTCAATGGTGAGCAGGCAGCCACACATGCACGCCAATTCCATGCCATGGCTACACGCACGCGCCAGCAATACTTACAGGACCTGGCTACCAATGAGGTGACGACTACATCGCTGGACTCAGCTTCCCGCTTTGGCCTGCCCTCCTTAGGCGGCAGGCGCCGGGCGACCCCTCGGGGACCAGGCACTGAGCTGCAGGCGGCGGGTGCACTGATGTGGGGCGTGCGCGCAGCTCCAGGGGCTCGGGTTGCGGCCGGAGCCCAAGCAGGAGGACCCGACAGTGCCGAGCTGCCGTGCCTGCTGGGCATTTCGGCGGAGGCACTGGTGCTGGTGGCGCCACGGGACGACCGCGTAGTCTTCAACTGTGCCTGTCGTGATGTGCTGGCCTGGACCTTCTCTGAGCAGCAGCTCGACCTGTACCACGGCCGCGGGGAGGCGATCACCTTGCGGTTCGAAGGGGACCCCGGTCAAGCGGTGGGCGAGGTCGTGGCGCGCCTGCAG CTGGTAAGCCGAGGTTGCGAGACCCGGGAGCTGGCGCTGCCCCGCGACGGCCAGGGCCGCCTGGGCTTCGAGGTGGACGCAGAGGGTTTCATCACGCATGTGGAGCGCTTCACGTTTGCTGAGACTGCTGGGCTGCGGCCCGGGGCGCGCCTGCTGCGCGTATGCAGCCAGACGCTGCCCAGCCTTGGCCCCGAGGCTGCTGCCCAGCTGCTACGCTCTGCACCCAAGGTCTGCGTCACTGTCCTGCCCCCCGATGAGAGCGGCAGGCCCCGCAG GAGCTTTTCGGAGCTGTACACGCTGTCTCTGAAGGAGCCCAGCCGGCGGGGAGCTGCAGAACCTCTGCAGGATGAGACCCCCAAGGTAGTCCTGCTGCCCACCACAAAGCAGCTGCTGCACCTATGCCTGCAGGATGGCAGTGGCCCTCCAGGGGCTGAAGATCTGGCAGAAGAGAGGACTGAGTTCCTACACAGCCAGAACCCACCATCGCCCCACAG CTCCCTGTCAGATGAGGCCCCAGTCTTGCCTGACACCACCCCGGACCTCCTACTGGCCACCACTGCCAAGCCATCGACACCTGGTGCTGGCAGAGAGATACCTCCCTTCAAG GACCGGACAGGCAGCCCCAGTGGCCATGAGGACTCAGCCCCAGAACTGAGGGCCTCCTTCTTGCCACGAACCTTGTCTCTGCGGAACTCCATCAGCAAGA TCATGTCAGAGGCCGGCAGTGAGACCCTGGAGGACGAGTGGCAGTCCATCTCAGAGATTGCCTCCACTTGCAACACCATTCTGGAGTCACTATCCAGGGAGG GCCAGAACCTGGGAGTCTATCAGAGAAAGTCTCTCACCTGGAGTCCATGCTCAGGAAGCTGCAGGAAGACCTTCAGAAG GAGAAGGCAGACAGGgcagccctggaggaggaggtga